ATGGATTTTGAGCTTTTTGGACCAAATTGATTTACAATTTTAGACCATAACAATCTACCAGCTCTCATTTTAGCAATTTCCATGAAGTGATTCATACCAATTGCCCAGAAGAATGAAAGTCTTGGAGCGAAAGCGTCAATATCAAGACCAGCATTTACACCAGCTCTTAAATATTCAAGACCATCTGCAAGAGTATAAGCAAGTTCGATATCTGCAGTAGCACCTGCTTCTTGCATGTGATATCCACTAATACTGATGGAATTAAATTTAGGCATCTTTTGTGAAGTATATTCAAAAATATCAGAAATGATTTTCATAGAAGGTTCTGGTGGGTAAATATAGGTATTTCTAACCATAAACTCTTTTAAAATATCATTTTGAATAGTTCCAGAAAGAAGATCTTTGGAAACACCTTGTTCTTCAGCAGCTACTATGTAAAAAGCCATTACAGGAACTACAGCACCATTCATAGTCATGGAAACACTCATTTTGTCCAGAGGAATCTGGTCAAAAAGAATTTTCATATCTTCAACACTGTCAATAGCCACACCAGCTTTACCAACATCACCTCTCACCCTTGGGTGATCAGAATCGTATCCTCTATGAGTTGCAAGGTCAAAAGCAACAGAAAGTCCCTTTTGTCCAGCAGCAAGATTTCTTCTGTAAAATGCGTTAGACTCTTCAGCCGTAGAAAATCCAGCATATTGTCTTACGGTCCATGGTTTAATTGCATACATAGAAGCAAAAGGTCCTCTAGGAAATGGGGGTACCCCTGCGTCAAAATCTAAATGTTCATAACCTTCACAAACCGAACTAGTATAGAATGGATCTACACTGATCTGTTCGTTGGTTATCCAGCTCATGTTTTCCAGAGCTGATGAGTCAAAACTATCTTCGTTTCGAATCTCATTTTTTATATCAATCTTTGTAAAATCTGGTTTCATAATCAAATCCGTACAATTAGTTATTAATTCCCAACACTTTTTGAATTCTTGAAAGAACTTCAGAAGAACTAGCTTTCATGTGAATAAATTCATCAACACCAGCTTCTTTTAAAGATTCTACAAGTTCTTGAGGATATCCAGCAAGAACAGAAACAATTCCAGGTTTCTCAGTTTTAGCTAGTTTAGTAATTGGAGCAGCAACTTCAGCGTATTCTTCATCTGAGCTACAAATTACTATAATCTCAGCATTACTTTTTACGAAAGATGAAACAGCGTCCTCAGCAGTTTTAAAACCATTGTTGTCAATGATATCAAAACCAGCTGCACCAAGGAATCCCATAGCGAAAGAAGCTCTAGCTTTTCTCATAGTTAGATTGCCGATAGTAGCAAGGAAAGCTGTAGGTCTTTTTCCTGTTTTTTCTGTATGAGCCTCTGTAGCCATTCTAATTGTCTCGAAGGCTTCTGCAGCTCTATAAGTATTTATTGGAGTAATAACAGCTTTAGCACAGTTTGTACCAATAATTTTTGACATCTCATCTGAGTCCTCATACTTGTAAGTACGTTCTTCAGATTTTGATAGCAATTCACCAATATTTGGATATTGGTTTGTTCCAACTAAAATATTAGATCTAAAATCAATATTTTTATCTTTTTTAGCCTTTACAGCATTGATATAATTGAAAACAACACCACTTTCGATAGACTTAGTCATACCGCCATTTGCTTGAATAGCTAAGAAAATCTCCCATGCTTTTTCAATTATCATAGAAGTTAATTTCTCGATATAGTAAGAACCACCAGCAGGATCAACCATAGTATCAAAATGACATTCTTCTTTCATAAGAAGTTGAACATTTTTTGCTATCCTGTATGAGAACTCATTAGGTTCTTTTGTAAGAACATCAAATGGAAGTACAGTTAATTCATCTACTCCACCAAGCACAGCAGACATAGCTTCTGTTGTTTCTCTCAACATATTCACATTTGGATCATATTTTGTCATAGTCCATTTTGATGTTGTTGCGTGAATATTAGCTTTTCCTAACTCTTCATTACAAGTATACTCTCTGGTAATTTTATACCACAAGTATCTAAAAGCTCTAAACTTAGCAATTTCCATTAAATAATATTGACCCGCAGGGAAATTAAATCTTACTCTTTTGATAAAATCTTCTGCACTAACTTTACCATCATACAGATCGATATAATCTACAGCAGTAGAAAGGGCAAAAGCGATTTCCATAGATACATTAGCACCCGCTTCGTGATAATTTGTTACATCGATACATTGTGGGTGGAAACTTTCAAATTTTGAAGTTGTGTTAAAAATATCAACAGATTCTGAGATTCTCTCTTCAAGAGTTTTTCCATAACTACCAGTAAAAGCATACTCTGTAATAAAATCATTATCAACAGAACCTTTGATATTTTTACCATTTGCAGCTTTAATGAAAAGATCTGTAATAAGAGAAGAAGATCTTCCAGCTTTAAAATTGAAAGGTACTTTTTCAATATCTATTCCCTCAAATAGATTATTGAATTTTTCAGTACTCCTAAAATTAATGCCATCTGCTTTATCACAACATGTTAAACATGCTTTTTTGATTCTCTTGTCAAAATTTAGAGTAAAAGATTGTACTCCAGTTTCCAAACCTCTTTTAATAAATCCATTTGCAGTTTTTGTACAGGTATTGGAAATCTCCTGACCTATTGACCAATTATTCAAATCAGTAACTTCTTTAGAGCTTCTAATAAAAGGAGCTTTTCCAGGTACTGTATTTAAATGGTCAAGGTTTTCAATGTCTTCAGCTTTGTAGTAATTCTCTACATCAAAACCTTCGTAAGTCCTCCAGAATAATTTTTCTAATGGCTTACCTTTAAGATCTTTTTCGATCTCACTCTTCCACAGGTTTTTGTCTTTTGACCTGTCAAAGTTTTCGAACATCTTATCCAATTGCGACCCCGCTATTATATTAAGTTATAACCGACCTTTAAAATATAAAAAGGGAGTTTAAATAGCAAACTCCCTTTTTACAAAATTCTTTTCCTATTATCCTATTCCTACTGAAGAATAAGTAGTAATAAATACTCCGGCTGCGATTGCAGAACCTATAACACCAGCCACGTTTGGAGCCATTGCATGCATTAACAGATGATTTGTTTTATCATAGTGTAATGCAAAGTGATGAACAACCCTTGCAGAGTCTGGAACCGCAGATACGCCAGCAGCACCGATAAGTGGGTTGATTTTTTCTTTCAGGAATAGATTCATTACTTTTGCGAAGATCAATCCTGAAGCCGTTGCTACACAGAACGAAGCAAGACCAAGACCAAAAATCATCAGTGATTCTTTTGTAAGAAAAACATTTGCCTGAGTTGAAAGACCAACTGAGAAAGAAAGAATAACTGTTGCTGAATCAAGAAGTGCGTTTCCAGCAGTTTTTGCTAGACGCTCAGTAACGCCAGATTCTTTACAAAGATTACCAAGCATGAACATACCAACAAGAGTAATAGAACCAGGGGCGATTAAAGCTGAAAGAATAAATGCCATTATTGGAAAAATAATCTTTTCAGTTTTTGTAACCCTTCTGGAAGGTTTCATTCTGATTCTTTTTTCCTTTTCTGTTGTAAGTATTTTCATAAATGGTGGCTGAATTACCGGAACCAAAGCCATATATGAATAAGCAGCAATTGCAATTGGACCTAAAATTTCAGGAGCAAGCATTGAAGCAATAAAAATTGACGTAGGACCGTCAGCACCACCAATGATACCAATCGCAGCACTTTGTTGACCTGTAAATCCTAGTGCTAGTGCACCTAGAAAAGTTGCAAAAATACCAAACTGAGCTGCAGCACCTAATAAAAGTGATTTTGGGCTTGAAATTAGTGCAGAAAAATCTGTCAAAGCACCAATGCCAAGAAAAATCAATGGTGGAAATAAACCATTAGTAACTCCAGCATAGAAGTAACTAAATACTGAACTTTGTGTAGATCCGATAGCTTCCGCTGTATCATAGACACCAATTGGTAAACCATGAGCATATGGAATATTGCCAGCTATAACACCAAACCCGATTGGTAGCAATAAGAGAGGTTCATATTTTTTTACAATTGCAAGATAGATCGCAACGCCACCAATGATCAACATTATCAGATTGTCAATTGAGGTAAAGTTTGCGAATCCTGTTTGACTCACCATTTTTATAAACATATCCATAAGTTAAGACTCCCTATTCTAGTGTTAGAAGGGTATCGCCCTCAACTACTGTTTCACCTGCTTTAACTTTAATCTCTTTTACCACGCCATCCATTTCAGCAGGAATATCATTTTCCATTTTCATTGCTTCAAGGATCATTATTAATTGACCTCTTTTTACTTGATCCCCAACCTTAACTGGAATAGATAGTACAAGTCCTGGTAGAGGTGCTGTAACCACTTTTCCACCACCAATGGATGGTTTTGGTTTGTTTTGAACAACTGGAGCTGAAGCAGGAGATGCAGTCGGTTGATTCACTATAACAGGTCTTACAGCTTCAACTTTCTTTTCCTGACCCAAATCTTTAAGACCAACATGGTAAGATCTCTCATTAACTTTGATATCTGCATCGAACTGACCGACTCTGTCAATTTCAACAGCATAATCTTTTCCATTTATTTCAAGAACTATTTTTTTCATAAACTCCTCTTAAACGTTACGATGAGCAAAAATATTTTTTAGTTTTGGTTGACCAACACCACGTGATCTGTCAAAAGTCAGCTTTGAAGATACTTCGAATCCATAAAGTCTCTGATAAATTTCTAATGCTGTAGTAATAGCAACAAGATCTTCTTCTGGAACATTTGCGTCGCTTTCCTTTTTCATCATATCGTAAATATTTACGTGTTTTGGTGTAGTATCAGCAGCCTTGTGAGCATCTCTGGCAAATATCTTATTGAAGATTGTAACAGCAACAGCAATAAGTATTAAACCAAGAAAAACAATCGCCATACCACTGAAAGTGATAAGAAGACCGTGCTGTTCAAGGACATTTTCCATACCAGTCATAATTATCTCCTATAGTGGAATGTTTCCATGTTTCTTCGGCGGATTAGTATCTCTTTTACCATTAAGCATTTCAAGAGCTTTAATAATTTTAAATCTTGTAAGCTTAGGCTCTATAACCTCGTCTACATAACCTTTAGAAGCAGCAACATATGGATTTTCAAATTTTTCTTTATACTCTTCCACTTTTTCAGCTAATTTAGCTTTTGAATCTTCAGCATTTTTAATCTCTTTAGCAAAAACAATCTCACTTGCCCCAGCAGCACCCATTACAGCAATTTCTGCAGTTGGCCAAGCATAAACCATGTCACCTCTAAGATGTTTTGAACTCATAACACAATAAGCTCCACCGTATGCTTTTCTTGTGATAATAGTAACTTTTGGAACTGTAGCTTCAGCGTATGCATAAAGAATTTTTGCTCCGTTTTTAATAATTCCACCGTATTCTTGGGCTGTACCAGGCATGAATCCAGGAACATCTTCAAAAGTAATCACAGGAATATTGAATGCATCGCAGAATCTTACAAAACGAGCACCTTTATTAGAAGCATTATTATCAAGTACACCAGCCATAACATTTGGCTGATTTGCAACTATACCTACACTAATTCCGTTGTATCTCGCAAAACCAACAACAATATTTTTAGCGTAATCAGCTTGAACTTCCATGAATTGGTTGTTGTCTGTAGTTGCTACAATTACATCTTTGATGTCGTAAGGTTTGTTTGGATTATCTGGAATAATATAATTTAAAGATTCGTCTGCTCTCATAGGATCATCACCCATAGGCATATTAGGAGTGTCCTCATTGTTGTTTTGAGGTAAATAAGAGATTAGGTTTCTAATTCCAGCAAATAATGACTCCTCGTCATCATAAGTGAAATGGGTTACGCCACTTTTTGTTCCGTGAACATCAGCACCACCAAGTTGATCAGAGGTAACATCTTCATTAGTAACTGTTTTAACTACTTTTGGACCAGTTAGGAACATATAAGCAGTTTTTCTAACCATGAAAATAAAATCTGTCAACGCAGGAGAGTAAACCGCACCACCCGCTGCAGGTCCAACTATGGCACTAATTTGAGGAATTACACCTGAGTATAAAACATTTTTCAAGAAAATATCAGTATAACCTGCAAGAGATTCAACGCCCTCTTGAATTCTAGCTCCACCAGAATCATTAATTCCAACTAAAGGAGCTCCGACTTTTACAGCCATATCCATGACTTTGCAGATTTTTTCCGATACTGTTTTTGATAGAGAACCTCCGAATACAGTAAAATCAAAGGAATAAACG
This window of the Candidatus Delongbacteria bacterium genome carries:
- a CDS encoding acyl-CoA mutase large subunit family protein codes for the protein MDKMFENFDRSKDKNLWKSEIEKDLKGKPLEKLFWRTYEGFDVENYYKAEDIENLDHLNTVPGKAPFIRSSKEVTDLNNWSIGQEISNTCTKTANGFIKRGLETGVQSFTLNFDKRIKKACLTCCDKADGINFRSTEKFNNLFEGIDIEKVPFNFKAGRSSSLITDLFIKAANGKNIKGSVDNDFITEYAFTGSYGKTLEERISESVDIFNTTSKFESFHPQCIDVTNYHEAGANVSMEIAFALSTAVDYIDLYDGKVSAEDFIKRVRFNFPAGQYYLMEIAKFRAFRYLWYKITREYTCNEELGKANIHATTSKWTMTKYDPNVNMLRETTEAMSAVLGGVDELTVLPFDVLTKEPNEFSYRIAKNVQLLMKEECHFDTMVDPAGGSYYIEKLTSMIIEKAWEIFLAIQANGGMTKSIESGVVFNYINAVKAKKDKNIDFRSNILVGTNQYPNIGELLSKSEERTYKYEDSDEMSKIIGTNCAKAVITPINTYRAAEAFETIRMATEAHTEKTGKRPTAFLATIGNLTMRKARASFAMGFLGAAGFDIIDNNGFKTAEDAVSSFVKSNAEIIVICSSDEEYAEVAAPITKLAKTEKPGIVSVLAGYPQELVESLKEAGVDEFIHMKASSSEVLSRIQKVLGINN
- a CDS encoding sodium ion-translocating decarboxylase subunit beta, with protein sequence MDMFIKMVSQTGFANFTSIDNLIMLIIGGVAIYLAIVKKYEPLLLLPIGFGVIAGNIPYAHGLPIGVYDTAEAIGSTQSSVFSYFYAGVTNGLFPPLIFLGIGALTDFSALISSPKSLLLGAAAQFGIFATFLGALALGFTGQQSAAIGIIGGADGPTSIFIASMLAPEILGPIAIAAYSYMALVPVIQPPFMKILTTEKEKRIRMKPSRRVTKTEKIIFPIMAFILSALIAPGSITLVGMFMLGNLCKESGVTERLAKTAGNALLDSATVILSFSVGLSTQANVFLTKESLMIFGLGLASFCVATASGLIFAKVMNLFLKEKINPLIGAAGVSAVPDSARVVHHFALHYDKTNHLLMHAMAPNVAGVIGSAIAAGVFITTYSSVGIG
- a CDS encoding OadG family protein gives rise to the protein MTGMENVLEQHGLLITFSGMAIVFLGLILIAVAVTIFNKIFARDAHKAADTTPKHVNIYDMMKKESDANVPEEDLVAITTALEIYQRLYGFEVSSKLTFDRSRGVGQPKLKNIFAHRNV
- a CDS encoding biotin/lipoyl-binding protein, which encodes MKKIVLEINGKDYAVEIDRVGQFDADIKVNERSYHVGLKDLGQEKKVEAVRPVIVNQPTASPASAPVVQNKPKPSIGGGKVVTAPLPGLVLSIPVKVGDQVKRGQLIMILEAMKMENDIPAEMDGVVKEIKVKAGETVVEGDTLLTLE
- a CDS encoding acyl-CoA carboxylase subunit beta, with product MSKERKILLLKAKNAKAELGGGEVAIQKQHERGKLTARERINLLLDPNSFEELDKLRTHECYDFGMEATKIYGDGVVTGYGTVEGRLVFVYSFDFTVFGGSLSKTVSEKICKVMDMAVKVGAPLVGINDSGGARIQEGVESLAGYTDIFLKNVLYSGVIPQISAIVGPAAGGAVYSPALTDFIFMVRKTAYMFLTGPKVVKTVTNEDVTSDQLGGADVHGTKSGVTHFTYDDEESLFAGIRNLISYLPQNNNEDTPNMPMGDDPMRADESLNYIIPDNPNKPYDIKDVIVATTDNNQFMEVQADYAKNIVVGFARYNGISVGIVANQPNVMAGVLDNNASNKGARFVRFCDAFNIPVITFEDVPGFMPGTAQEYGGIIKNGAKILYAYAEATVPKVTIITRKAYGGAYCVMSSKHLRGDMVYAWPTAEIAVMGAAGASEIVFAKEIKNAEDSKAKLAEKVEEYKEKFENPYVAASKGYVDEVIEPKLTRFKIIKALEMLNGKRDTNPPKKHGNIPL